Proteins encoded together in one Cryptosporangium aurantiacum window:
- a CDS encoding TetR/AcrR family transcriptional regulator has protein sequence MSGSAATGVPDRPLRRDAERNRLRILAAAREVFATRGVDVTLDDIAHHAGLGVGTVYRRYPSREHLVEALFDEQLDRLVTLARDGAEHPDAWTGLTEFFARSAELMAADRGLQDVLFSRVYGHERVARARDRIAPAVDALVAHCQEAGVVRPDIVGGDLAMLQFMTAALLEYTEHATPGLWQRYLTILLDGLRTDATPLPVRAPDINTLAAIAEQWRPPRRLTRD, from the coding sequence ATGAGCGGCAGTGCTGCCACCGGCGTTCCCGATCGACCGCTCCGGCGTGACGCTGAGCGGAACCGGTTGCGCATCCTCGCGGCCGCCCGTGAGGTCTTCGCCACCCGCGGCGTCGACGTCACGCTCGACGACATCGCGCACCACGCCGGGCTCGGCGTCGGCACGGTCTACCGCCGCTACCCGAGCCGGGAACATCTCGTCGAGGCGCTCTTCGACGAGCAACTCGACCGGCTGGTCACGCTGGCGCGGGACGGCGCGGAACATCCGGACGCGTGGACCGGATTGACCGAGTTCTTCGCGCGCTCGGCCGAGCTGATGGCCGCCGACCGAGGGTTGCAGGACGTGCTGTTCAGCCGCGTCTACGGGCACGAGCGGGTGGCGAGGGCACGGGACCGGATCGCGCCTGCCGTCGACGCGCTCGTCGCGCACTGCCAGGAGGCCGGTGTCGTGCGGCCGGACATCGTCGGGGGCGACCTCGCGATGCTGCAGTTCATGACCGCCGCACTGCTCGAGTACACCGAGCACGCGACGCCGGGTCTCTGGCAGCGGTACCTGACCATCCTGCTCGACGGCCTGCGCACGGACGCAACACCGCTACCGGTGCGGGCCCCGGACATCAACACGCTGGCCGCGATCGCCGAACAGTGGCGACCACCCCGCCGCCTGACCCGCGACTAG
- a CDS encoding metallophosphoesterase family protein: MTAPDTGAASLVIAHVSDLHVGRRPPTLADAVVADVHRARPDLTVVTGDCTMRARSAQLRLARVLLDQLPQPCLVIPGNHDVPLAPSRVRTPYGRYRAYVDPDIEPVLNVPGARVLGLASMPWWRWKSGRITADQAARIDAVLGGAPDGTLRVLALHHPPLATGTARLVGRALLVEALVAARVDVVMAGHTHVPASRVVELVHGGRRHRVIEVIAGTATSGRTRGAEQSWSVLRVDTGGVTVDERRWIRDEWRPGPSARHLRTPSGAP, from the coding sequence ATGACCGCACCGGATACCGGCGCAGCGTCGCTGGTGATCGCGCACGTCTCCGATCTCCACGTCGGCAGGCGCCCGCCGACGCTCGCCGACGCGGTGGTGGCGGACGTCCACCGGGCCCGGCCCGACCTCACGGTGGTCACCGGCGACTGCACGATGCGGGCACGGTCCGCGCAGCTCCGGCTGGCCCGCGTGCTGCTCGATCAACTGCCGCAGCCGTGCCTGGTGATACCGGGCAACCACGATGTCCCGCTCGCACCGTCCCGGGTCCGGACGCCGTACGGGCGCTACCGGGCGTACGTCGACCCGGACATCGAACCAGTGCTGAACGTGCCGGGCGCGCGGGTGCTCGGTCTGGCCTCGATGCCGTGGTGGCGGTGGAAGTCCGGTCGGATCACCGCGGACCAGGCGGCACGGATCGACGCGGTGCTGGGCGGCGCACCGGACGGGACACTGCGCGTGCTCGCGCTGCACCATCCGCCACTCGCGACCGGTACCGCCAGGCTGGTTGGGCGAGCCCTGCTGGTCGAGGCGCTCGTCGCGGCACGGGTCGACGTCGTGATGGCCGGTCATACGCACGTGCCGGCCAGTCGCGTGGTCGAACTGGTGCACGGTGGTCGCCGTCATCGCGTCATCGAGGTGATCGCCGGTACGGCGACCAGTGGGCGCACCCGGGGCGCGGAACAATCCTGGAGCGTGTTGCGGGTCGACACCGGCGGCGTCACGGTGGACGAGCGGCGCTGGATCCGGGACGAATGGCGTCCGGGCCCGAGTGCCCGGCACCTACGCACACCTTCGGGAGCGCCGTGA
- a CDS encoding FCD domain-containing protein → MSLTDDAIARIRGLIQSGELTPGSRLPPENQLAAQLGISRNSMREAVKALQFARVLDARPGDGTYVTSLAPDLLLAGLGSAVDLLRDDTLLEIMEIRSMLEPAATSAAALRITGEQLAELEFLLGRMRAAAADAEELVRYDMEFHRTVVAATGNQSLTSVLDGLSGRTARARVWRGLLNADAAATTLAEHQAIYDALASGDPELARAAALLHVSSSARWLRHALAEGPM, encoded by the coding sequence CTGTCGCTGACCGACGACGCGATCGCTCGGATCCGTGGCTTGATCCAGTCCGGCGAGCTGACTCCCGGTAGCCGGCTGCCGCCGGAGAACCAGCTCGCCGCTCAGCTGGGGATCTCCCGCAACTCGATGCGGGAGGCGGTCAAGGCGCTCCAGTTCGCCCGGGTGCTCGACGCCCGGCCCGGCGACGGCACGTACGTCACGAGCCTGGCGCCGGACCTGCTGCTCGCCGGGCTCGGCTCGGCCGTCGACCTGCTCCGGGACGACACGCTGCTGGAGATCATGGAGATTCGCTCGATGCTCGAGCCGGCCGCCACGTCGGCCGCGGCGCTGCGGATCACCGGTGAGCAGCTCGCCGAGCTGGAGTTCCTGCTCGGACGGATGCGGGCCGCGGCCGCCGACGCGGAGGAGCTGGTGCGCTACGACATGGAGTTCCACCGCACGGTGGTGGCGGCCACCGGGAATCAGTCGCTCACGTCGGTCCTCGACGGCCTGTCCGGCCGGACCGCGCGCGCCCGTGTCTGGCGCGGGTTGCTCAATGCGGACGCCGCGGCGACCACGCTCGCTGAGCACCAGGCGATTTATGACGCGCTGGCGAGCGGTGATCCCGAGCTGGCGCGGGCGGCGGCACTACTGCACGTCAGCTCGTCGGCTCGGTGGCTGCGGCACGCGCTCGCGGAGGGGCCGATGTAG
- a CDS encoding MFS transporter, whose protein sequence is MTTAHLDSATGVDPGPATPHNAHHARRWLILGVLGLAQLMVVLDATIVNIALPSAQTALEFSNEDRQWIVTAYALAFGALLPLGGRVGDLIGRKTALLVGLVGFALASAVGGAAEGFGMLVGARAAQGVFGALLAPAVLSLVTTTFTDAKERAKAFGIYGAIAGAGGAIGLLLGGVLTEYLNWRWCLYVNVPIAIAALTGGVLLLHNQRTDGPRHRLDVPGTLTVSAGLFSVVYGFANAETHDWSEGVVWGWLVAGAVLLAAFLVIESRVAHPLIPLRVLFDRTRGGSLIAVLLLGIGMFAVFLFLTYYLQQNLGFSPISSGAAFLPMIGALAVTATLTTSIVLPRVGPRPLVPVGFLLAAAGMLWLTQLEVGSTYAADVLGPLIITGVGIGLGMAPAMSAGTSGVHASDAGVASALVNTAQQIGGSVGTAVLSTIAASAVTDYLVGKNPTAEVVAAATINSYTTTFAWVAGFFVLGAVLSGLLLRSGPLAVDPDAAPAAHM, encoded by the coding sequence ATGACCACCGCGCACCTGGATTCGGCCACCGGCGTCGATCCCGGCCCGGCTACACCGCACAACGCCCACCACGCCCGCCGCTGGCTCATCCTGGGCGTGCTCGGGCTCGCGCAGCTGATGGTGGTGCTGGACGCGACGATCGTGAACATCGCGCTGCCGTCGGCGCAGACCGCGCTGGAGTTCTCGAACGAGGACCGCCAGTGGATCGTCACCGCGTACGCGTTGGCGTTCGGCGCCCTGTTGCCGCTGGGTGGCCGGGTCGGTGACCTGATCGGCCGGAAGACCGCGCTGCTGGTCGGGCTGGTCGGGTTCGCGCTGGCCTCGGCGGTCGGTGGTGCGGCCGAGGGCTTCGGCATGCTGGTCGGTGCCCGCGCCGCGCAGGGTGTGTTCGGGGCGCTGCTGGCCCCGGCGGTGCTGTCGCTGGTGACCACGACGTTCACCGACGCGAAGGAACGCGCGAAGGCGTTCGGCATCTACGGTGCGATCGCCGGCGCCGGTGGCGCGATCGGTCTGCTGCTCGGTGGGGTGCTGACCGAGTACCTGAACTGGCGCTGGTGCCTGTACGTGAACGTGCCGATCGCGATCGCCGCGCTGACCGGCGGGGTGCTGCTGCTGCACAACCAGCGGACCGACGGGCCGCGACACCGCCTGGACGTGCCGGGCACGCTGACCGTGTCGGCGGGTCTGTTCAGCGTCGTCTACGGGTTCGCGAACGCCGAGACGCACGACTGGAGCGAGGGTGTGGTGTGGGGCTGGCTGGTCGCCGGCGCCGTGCTGCTCGCCGCGTTCCTGGTGATCGAGTCTCGCGTCGCCCACCCGCTGATTCCGCTGCGGGTGCTGTTCGACCGGACCCGCGGTGGTTCGCTGATCGCGGTGCTGCTGCTGGGCATCGGGATGTTCGCGGTGTTCCTGTTCCTGACCTACTACCTGCAGCAGAACCTCGGCTTCTCCCCGATCTCCTCGGGTGCGGCGTTCCTGCCGATGATCGGCGCGCTGGCCGTCACCGCCACGCTGACCACGAGCATCGTGCTGCCGCGGGTGGGTCCGCGGCCACTGGTGCCGGTCGGGTTCCTCCTCGCCGCGGCCGGCATGCTCTGGCTCACCCAGCTGGAGGTCGGCTCCACCTACGCCGCGGACGTGCTCGGCCCGCTGATCATCACCGGCGTCGGTATCGGCCTGGGTATGGCTCCCGCGATGTCCGCCGGCACGTCCGGTGTCCACGCTTCGGACGCCGGGGTCGCCTCCGCGCTGGTCAACACCGCCCAGCAGATCGGCGGCTCGGTCGGCACCGCGGTGCTGAGCACGATCGCGGCGAGTGCGGTCACCGACTACCTCGTCGGCAAGAACCCCACCGCCGAGGTCGTGGCGGCGGCCACGATCAACAGCTACACGACGACGTTCGCCTGGGTCGCCGGGTTCTTCGTGCTCGGCGCCGTCCTGTCCGGACTCCTGCTGCGCTCGGGACCGCTGGCCGTGGACCCGGACGCCGCACCGGCCGCGCACATGTGA
- a CDS encoding MMPL family transporter, whose protein sequence is MATLLYRLGRSSFRRRKLVLALWLALLVALGGSALAFKGPTTSDFALPGTESQRALDALEREFPAASGATGTIVVEAPEGRTLAEPRLTTAVGDLVKEASTLPGVVGAVDPFTAKALSPDGRYALIQVQFAEPADEVTEAQRSAYEKSGADAEAAGLRVEHGGEVTSSPPEVGSTEAIGVAVALVVLLITFGSLVAAGMTMLNALIGVAAGMAGLYALSGVVSLNSTAPILALMLGLAVGIDYSLFITSRHRQHLAEGVEPEEAAARAVGTAGSAVVFAGITVIIALSGLAVVNIPFLTAMGLAAAGTVAVAVLVAVTLLPAFLGFAGTRVLPRKLRGTSPAHGDAVPGAMKEGFGFRWARLVTRLRIPVILVGIVGLGVLALPAADMRLALPDASTAAEGSPAREAADLITEGFGPGFNGRLALVVTSDSPEQTATAVEGVTQALRGTPNLLAITPPNLSPDKRTALLGIIPKTGPTAAATETLVHDVRDETRGIDGAEVSLTGQTAVGIDVSEKLSGALPIYLALVVGLSVLLLMLVFRSILVPLKAAGGFLLTVGTTFGITVWIFQEGHLANLVGVSTPGPLVSFLPILLIGILFGLAMDYEVFLVSRMREDFVHGAGAQEATISGMGHGARVVTAAALIMISVFAGFVLIDDPTIKSVGFALALGVAVDAFIVRMTIVPAVISLFGRSAWWLPRWLDRLLPNVDIEGEKLREQLHEPTEKELAKV, encoded by the coding sequence TTGGCTACCCTGCTCTACCGCCTCGGCCGGAGCTCGTTCCGCCGACGAAAACTCGTCCTCGCACTCTGGCTCGCGCTCCTGGTTGCGCTCGGCGGCAGCGCGCTTGCGTTCAAGGGGCCGACGACCAGCGACTTCGCTCTGCCGGGCACCGAGTCGCAGCGTGCGCTCGACGCGCTGGAACGTGAGTTCCCCGCGGCCTCGGGCGCCACCGGCACGATCGTGGTGGAGGCTCCCGAGGGCCGGACGCTCGCCGAACCGCGGCTCACCACCGCGGTCGGCGACCTGGTCAAGGAGGCATCCACGCTTCCCGGCGTGGTCGGCGCCGTCGATCCGTTCACCGCCAAGGCCCTGTCGCCCGACGGCCGCTACGCCCTGATCCAGGTGCAGTTCGCCGAGCCTGCCGACGAGGTCACCGAGGCCCAGCGCAGCGCGTACGAGAAGTCCGGCGCCGACGCGGAGGCCGCCGGGCTGCGCGTCGAGCACGGCGGCGAGGTGACGAGCTCGCCCCCGGAGGTCGGCAGCACCGAGGCCATCGGCGTCGCGGTCGCGCTGGTGGTCCTGCTGATCACGTTCGGCTCGCTGGTCGCAGCCGGGATGACGATGCTCAACGCGCTGATCGGCGTCGCCGCGGGCATGGCCGGTCTCTACGCGCTGTCCGGCGTCGTCTCGCTGAACAGCACCGCGCCGATCCTCGCGCTGATGCTCGGCCTGGCCGTCGGCATCGACTACTCGCTGTTCATCACCTCGCGGCACCGCCAGCACCTGGCCGAGGGCGTCGAGCCGGAGGAGGCCGCCGCACGCGCGGTCGGCACCGCGGGGTCGGCCGTCGTGTTCGCCGGGATCACGGTGATCATCGCGCTCTCCGGGCTCGCCGTCGTCAACATCCCGTTCCTCACCGCGATGGGCCTGGCCGCCGCCGGGACCGTTGCGGTCGCGGTACTGGTCGCGGTCACGCTGCTGCCCGCGTTCCTCGGCTTCGCCGGAACGCGGGTCCTTCCCCGCAAGCTCCGCGGTACGTCTCCTGCACATGGGGACGCCGTCCCGGGCGCCATGAAGGAGGGCTTCGGGTTCCGGTGGGCGCGTCTCGTCACCCGGCTGCGGATCCCGGTCATCCTGGTCGGGATCGTCGGGCTCGGTGTGCTGGCGCTGCCCGCGGCGGACATGCGGCTCGCGCTGCCGGACGCCAGCACCGCCGCCGAGGGCTCACCTGCCCGGGAGGCCGCCGACCTGATCACCGAGGGCTTCGGCCCCGGCTTCAACGGGCGGCTCGCGCTCGTCGTCACGTCCGACTCGCCGGAGCAGACCGCGACCGCCGTGGAGGGCGTCACCCAGGCACTGCGGGGGACGCCGAACCTGCTGGCGATCACCCCGCCGAACCTCAGCCCGGACAAGCGCACCGCGCTCCTGGGCATCATCCCGAAGACCGGTCCGACCGCGGCCGCCACCGAGACGCTGGTGCACGACGTCCGCGACGAGACGCGGGGCATCGACGGCGCCGAGGTATCGCTGACCGGGCAGACCGCGGTCGGCATCGACGTGTCCGAGAAGCTCTCCGGCGCCCTGCCGATCTACCTCGCGCTGGTCGTCGGACTGTCGGTACTGCTGCTCATGCTGGTGTTCCGCTCGATCCTGGTGCCGCTGAAAGCCGCCGGGGGCTTCCTGCTCACGGTCGGTACCACGTTCGGCATCACGGTCTGGATCTTCCAGGAGGGCCACCTGGCGAACCTGGTGGGAGTGTCCACACCGGGGCCGCTGGTCAGCTTCCTGCCGATCCTGCTGATCGGCATCCTGTTCGGGCTCGCGATGGACTACGAGGTGTTCCTGGTGTCCCGGATGCGGGAGGACTTCGTGCACGGCGCCGGTGCGCAGGAGGCCACGATCAGCGGAATGGGGCACGGCGCCCGCGTCGTCACCGCGGCGGCACTGATCATGATCAGCGTGTTCGCCGGCTTCGTCTTGATCGACGACCCGACGATCAAGTCGGTGGGCTTCGCGCTGGCGCTCGGCGTCGCTGTGGACGCGTTCATCGTCCGGATGACGATCGTGCCCGCGGTGATCTCGCTGTTCGGGCGGAGCGCGTGGTGGCTGCCGCGGTGGCTGGACCGGCTGCTGCCCAACGTCGATATCGAAGGCGAGAAGCTGCGGGAGCAGCTGCACGAGCCCACCGAGAAAGAGCTCGCCAAGGTCTGA
- a CDS encoding DUF2252 domain-containing protein: MVDHRDPATRVETGRAARERTPLATHAEFAPSAGRTDPVTVLTTQEAGRLPELLPMRHGRMLTSVFAFYRGSAAIMAADLATTPNSGLPAQLCGDAHLSNFGVFGSPERRMLFDVNDFDETYPGPWEWDVKRLAASLTIAARGNGFRRKARAGIVRAAVGRYRTTMAEFAAARELEVWYAHADVDRLAPELTAELSKERLKRLEKVRTKARSRDSLQAYRKLTTSVEGRRAIAADPPLLVPVADLLPDDAQERFADDIRALLRRYRRTLPIERRPLLDAFTYVDTARKVVGVGSVGTRCWIVLLHGRDDDDPLLLQVKEAEPSVLAAHVAPGLRLPSRISEGQRVVTGQRRMQAASDIFLGWQTAMGIDGHVRDFYVRQLRDWKFSALVEEMDPTTLRTYGALCAWTLARAHARTGDRIAIAAYLGDDATFDEALVEFAERYADRAERDYALFAEAVRDGTIQAEASP; encoded by the coding sequence ATGGTCGATCACCGTGATCCGGCGACCCGGGTCGAGACCGGTCGCGCCGCTCGGGAGCGGACGCCGCTGGCCACGCACGCCGAGTTCGCGCCGAGTGCGGGCCGGACGGATCCGGTCACCGTGCTCACCACCCAGGAGGCGGGTCGGCTCCCGGAGCTGCTGCCGATGCGACACGGGCGGATGCTGACGTCGGTCTTCGCGTTCTACCGCGGGTCCGCGGCGATCATGGCCGCCGATCTCGCGACGACGCCGAACTCCGGTCTCCCCGCGCAACTGTGTGGGGACGCGCACCTGTCCAACTTCGGCGTCTTCGGGTCGCCGGAACGGCGGATGCTGTTCGACGTCAACGACTTCGACGAGACCTACCCGGGACCGTGGGAGTGGGACGTCAAGCGGCTCGCGGCGAGCCTGACTATCGCGGCGCGCGGCAACGGTTTCCGTCGGAAGGCACGGGCCGGGATCGTTCGCGCGGCGGTGGGCCGGTACCGCACGACGATGGCGGAGTTCGCAGCCGCGCGGGAGCTCGAGGTCTGGTACGCACATGCCGACGTCGACCGGTTGGCGCCGGAGCTGACCGCCGAGTTGAGCAAAGAGCGGCTCAAGCGGCTGGAGAAGGTACGGACCAAGGCTCGGTCGCGGGACAGCCTGCAGGCGTATCGCAAGCTCACCACGTCGGTGGAGGGACGCCGGGCGATCGCGGCCGATCCGCCGCTGCTGGTACCGGTCGCCGACCTGCTTCCGGACGACGCTCAGGAACGCTTCGCGGACGATATCCGGGCGCTGTTGCGGCGATACCGGCGGACGCTTCCGATCGAACGTCGGCCGCTGCTGGATGCGTTCACCTACGTGGATACGGCCCGCAAGGTGGTCGGTGTCGGCAGCGTCGGCACCCGCTGCTGGATCGTGCTGTTGCACGGACGAGACGACGACGATCCGCTGTTGCTGCAGGTGAAGGAGGCCGAGCCGTCGGTGCTGGCCGCCCACGTCGCGCCGGGGCTGCGGCTGCCGAGCCGGATCAGCGAGGGCCAGCGGGTGGTGACCGGCCAGCGCCGGATGCAGGCGGCCAGCGACATCTTTCTCGGCTGGCAGACCGCGATGGGCATCGACGGCCACGTCCGTGACTTCTACGTCCGGCAGCTGCGGGACTGGAAGTTCTCGGCGCTCGTCGAGGAGATGGACCCGACCACCCTGCGCACCTACGGGGCGCTGTGCGCCTGGACGCTGGCCCGTGCGCACGCCCGGACCGGCGACCGGATCGCGATCGCGGCCTACCTGGGCGACGATGCGACGTTCGACGAGGCGCTGGTCGAGTTCGCCGAGCGATACGCCGACCGGGCCGAGCGCGACTACGCGCTGTTCGCCGAAGCGGTGCGCGACGGCACGATCCAGGCCGAGGCGAGCCCGTGA
- a CDS encoding SulP family inorganic anion transporter has protein sequence MSRVAWLPGVRMVTTYRPEYARRDLVAGLVLATLLVPQGMAYATLAGLPPITGLYTSIFCLIGYAVFGPSRVLVLGPDSSLGPMIAAAVLPLVVAGSGADAEAVALASILALMVGAAMVIAGAGKLGFLADLLAKPTRIGYLNGLALTILIGRLPSLVGADVDGDGVWAELTGTIRAVFEGAATPAAAAIGIGSLALILGLRRWAPKVPGILVTVVLATGLCWLVELDDVDVVGTLPQGFPPFTIPSASLSDVGLLAVAALGITLVALTDTISTASAFAAKSGTEVRPNQEMVGIGAANIAAGLFQGFPVSTSGSRTAVAQQAGARTQVTGLVGAVSIAVLLLVAPNLLRYLPQATLAAVVIVAAFSLVDIPGAVRLWQQRRLEFGVSAAAFAGVVVLGVLPGIGVAVALSVLNVFRRAWWPYQTVLGRVDGMDGYHDVEVHRDAERLPGLVLYRFDAPLIFANSRTFREQVRRLARSDPRPRWIVIAAEPITDVDTTAADMLEELDLELNAEGISLVFAELKTPVREKVKRYELTRTIDPRHFYPTVEDAVRAFAAESAAGEVAADRATATKTTAADAAGGATPGEPTPATPPPRVEPRIE, from the coding sequence ATGTCGAGAGTCGCGTGGCTGCCGGGCGTGCGCATGGTCACCACGTATCGTCCCGAGTACGCGCGCCGTGACCTCGTCGCGGGCCTGGTGCTGGCCACGCTGCTGGTGCCGCAGGGCATGGCCTACGCGACGCTGGCCGGGCTCCCGCCGATCACCGGCCTCTACACGTCGATCTTCTGCCTGATCGGGTACGCGGTGTTCGGGCCGTCCCGGGTCCTGGTCCTGGGCCCGGACTCGTCGCTGGGGCCGATGATCGCCGCCGCCGTGCTGCCGCTCGTCGTGGCGGGCAGCGGCGCGGACGCCGAGGCGGTCGCGCTCGCGTCGATCCTGGCCCTGATGGTCGGGGCTGCGATGGTGATCGCCGGCGCGGGCAAGCTCGGTTTCCTGGCCGACCTGCTGGCCAAGCCCACCCGGATCGGCTACCTCAACGGGCTCGCGCTCACGATCCTGATCGGGCGCCTTCCCTCGCTGGTGGGCGCCGACGTCGACGGCGACGGGGTCTGGGCGGAGCTGACCGGGACGATCCGCGCGGTGTTCGAGGGCGCGGCTACCCCGGCTGCTGCCGCGATCGGGATCGGGAGCCTGGCTCTGATCCTCGGCTTGCGCCGGTGGGCGCCCAAGGTCCCGGGCATCCTGGTGACGGTGGTTCTGGCGACCGGTCTGTGCTGGCTGGTCGAACTCGACGACGTCGACGTGGTCGGGACCCTTCCGCAGGGCTTCCCGCCGTTCACGATTCCGTCGGCCTCTTTGTCGGACGTCGGGCTGCTGGCCGTCGCGGCGTTGGGCATCACGCTGGTGGCGCTGACAGACACGATCTCCACCGCATCCGCGTTCGCCGCGAAGTCGGGCACCGAGGTCCGGCCCAACCAGGAGATGGTGGGCATCGGCGCGGCGAACATCGCCGCGGGCCTGTTCCAGGGGTTCCCGGTGAGCACCAGCGGTTCCCGCACCGCCGTAGCCCAGCAGGCCGGCGCCCGCACCCAGGTAACCGGCTTGGTCGGTGCGGTGAGCATCGCCGTGCTGTTGCTCGTCGCCCCGAACCTGCTGCGATACCTGCCGCAGGCGACGCTGGCCGCCGTGGTCATCGTCGCCGCGTTCTCGCTGGTCGACATCCCCGGCGCGGTCCGGCTGTGGCAGCAGCGGCGGCTGGAATTCGGCGTCTCGGCGGCGGCCTTCGCCGGGGTGGTCGTGCTCGGCGTCCTTCCCGGGATCGGCGTCGCGGTCGCGCTGTCGGTCCTGAACGTCTTCCGGCGCGCCTGGTGGCCGTACCAGACCGTGCTCGGCCGCGTCGACGGCATGGACGGCTACCACGACGTCGAGGTGCACCGGGACGCCGAGCGGCTTCCCGGCCTGGTTCTCTACCGCTTCGACGCGCCGCTGATCTTCGCCAACTCCCGCACGTTCCGCGAGCAGGTGCGGCGGCTGGCCCGCAGCGATCCGCGTCCGCGGTGGATCGTGATCGCCGCCGAACCGATCACCGACGTCGACACGACCGCCGCCGACATGCTGGAGGAGCTCGACCTGGAGCTGAACGCCGAGGGGATCTCGCTGGTGTTCGCCGAGCTCAAGACGCCGGTGCGGGAGAAGGTGAAGCGCTACGAGCTGACCCGGACGATCGATCCGCGCCACTTCTACCCCACGGTCGAAGACGCCGTCCGCGCCTTCGCCGCCGAGTCCGCCGCCGGGGAGGTCGCCGCCGATCGGGCCACCGCGACCAAGACCACTGCCGCGGACGCCGCAGGCGGGGCCACCCCGGGCGAGCCAACGCCGGCGACGCCGCCGCCGCGGGTGGAACCGCGGATCGAGTGA
- a CDS encoding DUF6069 family protein has product MQPTEPVRPAVDARTLWAGGAAAALVAALVAVVGVVIARGIFDVPVLAPRRAGAFGDASTGTLAVSAAVGALLATALIHLLLISTPRPFVFFGWVVTLVTAVATLVPLSYDADWAPRLATSVIHLVIGIAIGTLVSGVASRSVRMPRRRRPPSGAPGPGRTYPGQPY; this is encoded by the coding sequence ATGCAGCCCACCGAACCGGTCCGGCCGGCCGTCGACGCCCGCACGCTCTGGGCGGGTGGAGCGGCCGCGGCGCTGGTCGCCGCCCTGGTCGCGGTCGTGGGCGTCGTCATCGCGCGCGGCATCTTCGACGTGCCGGTGCTGGCTCCGCGCCGCGCCGGGGCGTTCGGCGATGCCAGTACCGGGACACTGGCGGTGTCGGCGGCCGTCGGCGCACTGCTGGCCACCGCACTCATCCACCTGCTGCTGATCTCCACGCCGAGACCGTTCGTGTTCTTCGGCTGGGTGGTGACGCTGGTGACCGCGGTGGCGACACTGGTGCCGCTCAGCTACGACGCGGACTGGGCGCCGCGACTCGCCACGTCGGTCATCCACCTGGTGATCGGCATCGCGATCGGGACGCTCGTCAGCGGCGTCGCCAGCCGATCCGTCCGAATGCCGCGCCGGCGGCGCCCGCCGTCCGGCGCACCCGGTCCGGGGCGGACGTATCCCGGGCAGCCGTACTAG
- a CDS encoding DUF7144 family membrane protein codes for MAIASRSAWTGWIVFAGAMLIVVGVINAFQGFIALIWDERVVVTSANLVVVDLTGWAWTILLFGLLLLAVGAALLQGQTWARVTAIILVGLHAVVQIAWLGAYPVWSLLMIGLDTVILFALTAKWSEALGELRPDAAPRRAGSDTVTVD; via the coding sequence ATGGCGATCGCATCGAGGAGCGCGTGGACCGGCTGGATCGTCTTCGCCGGCGCCATGCTGATCGTGGTCGGCGTGATCAACGCCTTCCAAGGCTTCATCGCACTCATCTGGGACGAGCGGGTCGTCGTCACCTCCGCGAACCTGGTCGTCGTCGACCTGACCGGCTGGGCGTGGACGATCCTGCTGTTCGGGCTCTTGTTGCTCGCGGTCGGCGCCGCGCTGCTGCAAGGTCAGACCTGGGCCCGTGTCACGGCGATCATCCTCGTCGGGCTGCACGCAGTCGTGCAGATCGCCTGGCTCGGCGCGTATCCCGTCTGGTCGCTGCTGATGATCGGGCTGGACACGGTCATCCTGTTCGCGCTCACCGCGAAGTGGTCCGAGGCGCTCGGGGAGCTGCGTCCGGACGCAGCACCGCGCCGGGCCGGCTCCGACACCGTCACGGTGGACTGA